One stretch of Pradoshia sp. D12 DNA includes these proteins:
- the ribF gene encoding bifunctional riboflavin kinase/FAD synthetase, translating to MKIINITHPHDYKRGDFPPIAVALGYFDGVHIGHQKVIETVKQIGEEKGLATAVMTFDPHPSVILNKHIKHVRLLTPLQDKIELMKNMGLDYLFIVQFTPDFSSLSPQKFVDDYLISLHIQHVVAGFDYSYGQYGRGTMETLPHHAKGMFDVTTVSKQDFGEEKISSTRIREELINGHTETINQLLSRDFTVKGCIVDGEKRGRLLGFPTANIEVDPDYYLPGTGVYCVRMKVRGNWYNGICNVGYKPTFHTEKEEIPTIEVHLLDFEADIYQERVVVEWHKRIRSEQKFSSVEQLVTQLEKDKQFAIEYFGVN from the coding sequence ATGAAAATAATCAATATTACACATCCCCATGACTATAAGCGGGGGGACTTTCCGCCAATAGCAGTAGCTCTTGGTTATTTTGATGGCGTTCATATTGGCCATCAAAAGGTTATTGAAACGGTAAAACAAATTGGTGAAGAAAAAGGGCTGGCAACAGCGGTGATGACATTTGATCCTCACCCATCTGTCATTTTGAATAAACATATAAAGCACGTGAGGCTCTTAACACCATTGCAGGATAAAATTGAATTAATGAAGAACATGGGGTTGGATTATCTTTTTATTGTCCAATTCACACCTGATTTTTCAAGTCTTTCACCACAAAAATTTGTGGATGATTATTTGATTTCATTGCATATTCAGCATGTGGTTGCCGGCTTTGATTATTCATATGGACAATACGGAAGAGGAACTATGGAAACTCTTCCGCACCATGCAAAGGGTATGTTTGATGTAACAACCGTGTCAAAGCAAGATTTTGGAGAGGAAAAAATCAGTTCAACTCGTATTCGAGAGGAATTAATTAACGGCCATACTGAAACAATTAATCAATTATTAAGCAGGGATTTCACTGTTAAAGGATGTATTGTAGATGGAGAGAAACGCGGGAGGTTATTAGGGTTTCCTACTGCCAATATAGAAGTGGACCCCGATTATTATCTTCCTGGTACCGGAGTTTATTGCGTACGTATGAAAGTACGCGGTAATTGGTATAATGGTATATGTAATGTAGGCTATAAACCTACTTTTCATACGGAAAAAGAAGAGATTCCCACTATAGAAGTACATCTATTAGATTTTGAGGCTGATATCTATCAAGAGAGAGTTGTGGTAGAGTGGCATAAACGCATACGGAGTGAACAGAAATTCAGCTCTGTGGAACAATTGGTTACTCAGCTTGAAAAAGATAAACAATTCGCAATAGAATATTTTGGAGTGAATTAA
- the rpsO gene encoding 30S ribosomal protein S15 has product MALTQERKNEIINEYKTHESDTGSPEVQIAVLTEQINTLNEHLRTHKKDHHSRRGLLKMVGKRRNLLTYLRNKDVTRYRELINKLGLRR; this is encoded by the coding sequence ATGGCATTAACGCAAGAGCGTAAAAATGAGATCATTAATGAGTACAAAACTCATGAGAGCGACACTGGTTCTCCAGAAGTTCAGATCGCTGTCCTTACTGAACAAATCAACACACTTAACGAACACTTACGCACTCACAAGAAAGATCACCACTCACGTCGCGGTCTTTTGAAAATGGTAGGTAAACGTCGTAACTTACTTACTTACCTGCGTAATAAAGACGTTACTCGTTATCGCGAATTAATCAACAAGCTTGGTTTACGTCGATAA
- the pnp gene encoding polyribonucleotide nucleotidyltransferase has protein sequence MEQTKRTFSLDWAGRPLTVEIGQLAKQANGAALIRYGDSAVLSTAVASKEPKNLDFFPLTVSYEEKLYAVGKIPGGFIKREGRPSEKAVLTSRLIDRPIRPLFADGFRNDVQVVSMVLSVDQNCPTEMAAMFGSSLALCVSDIPFEGPIAGVIVGRVDGKFVINPTIEQLENSDIHLTVAGTMDAINMVEAGAQEVPEETMLEAIMFGHDEIKKLIAFQNEIVAAVGKEKREITLYELDAELIEEVKGMCLEEMNTAVQVQEKHAREDAIKAVREKVVAVFEEKEADEEKLKQVNEILSKLVKDEVRRLITEEKIRPDGRSPEEIRPLSSEVGLLPRTHGSGLFTRGQTQALSIATLGALGDVQILDGLGLEESKRFMHHYNFPHFSVGETGPIRGPGRREIGHGALGERALEPVIPNENDFPYTIRLVSEVLESNGSTSQASICASTLALMDAGVPIKAPVAGIAMGLIKKGEHYTVLSDIQGMEDHLGDMDFKVAGTAKGVTALQMDIKIAGLTREILEEALMQAQKGRNHILNHLTSTLEQPRKNLSQYAPKILTMAIKPDKIRDVIGPSGKQINKIIEETGVKIDIEQDGTIYIASTDQEMNEKAKTIIEDLVREVEVGQIYLGTVKRIEKFGCFVEIFKGKDGLVHISELAEERVGKVEDVVKIGDEILVKVTEIDRQGRVNLSRKAVLKEQKEKAEQK, from the coding sequence ATGGAGCAAACAAAACGCACATTTTCTTTAGATTGGGCAGGACGTCCATTAACGGTTGAAATCGGCCAATTAGCAAAGCAAGCTAATGGTGCTGCTTTGATTCGCTATGGCGATTCAGCCGTATTAAGTACAGCTGTAGCTTCAAAGGAACCGAAGAATTTAGATTTCTTCCCATTAACTGTAAGCTATGAAGAAAAATTATACGCAGTAGGTAAAATCCCTGGAGGGTTCATTAAACGTGAGGGTAGACCAAGTGAAAAAGCGGTACTTACAAGTCGTCTAATCGACCGTCCAATTCGCCCGCTGTTCGCAGATGGGTTCCGTAATGATGTACAAGTAGTCAGTATGGTTCTTAGTGTAGATCAAAACTGCCCAACTGAAATGGCAGCTATGTTCGGATCCTCATTGGCACTTTGTGTTTCTGATATCCCGTTTGAAGGCCCAATTGCCGGTGTTATTGTAGGTCGCGTTGATGGAAAGTTTGTCATTAACCCAACGATCGAACAACTTGAAAACAGTGATATTCATTTAACTGTTGCAGGAACAATGGATGCTATTAACATGGTTGAAGCAGGAGCACAGGAAGTGCCGGAAGAAACCATGCTGGAAGCTATCATGTTTGGACATGATGAAATCAAGAAACTGATTGCATTCCAAAATGAGATTGTGGCTGCAGTTGGTAAAGAAAAACGTGAAATAACTCTTTATGAGCTAGATGCAGAATTAATCGAGGAAGTTAAAGGTATGTGTTTAGAAGAAATGAACACTGCTGTGCAAGTTCAAGAAAAACATGCTCGTGAAGATGCAATCAAAGCAGTAAGAGAAAAAGTTGTTGCTGTCTTTGAAGAAAAAGAAGCTGATGAAGAAAAGCTTAAGCAAGTAAATGAAATCTTGAGTAAATTGGTGAAGGATGAAGTTCGCCGTTTAATTACGGAAGAGAAAATCCGCCCTGATGGAAGAAGTCCTGAAGAAATTCGTCCATTATCCTCTGAAGTTGGCTTATTGCCTCGTACTCATGGTTCCGGATTATTTACTCGTGGACAAACTCAAGCCCTTTCTATTGCTACACTGGGTGCATTAGGAGATGTTCAGATATTGGACGGGCTTGGCCTTGAAGAGTCTAAACGTTTCATGCATCATTATAATTTCCCGCATTTCAGCGTTGGTGAAACTGGACCTATCAGAGGACCAGGCAGACGTGAAATCGGACATGGTGCATTAGGTGAGAGAGCGCTTGAGCCGGTTATTCCAAATGAAAATGATTTTCCATATACTATTCGTCTTGTGTCAGAAGTACTTGAATCTAATGGCTCTACGTCTCAGGCAAGTATTTGTGCAAGCACATTGGCATTAATGGATGCGGGTGTTCCAATTAAAGCGCCGGTAGCAGGAATTGCAATGGGTCTTATTAAAAAGGGAGAACATTATACAGTTCTTTCCGATATTCAAGGAATGGAAGACCACTTGGGAGATATGGACTTTAAAGTAGCAGGTACAGCAAAAGGTGTAACTGCACTTCAAATGGACATAAAAATTGCAGGTCTGACTCGTGAAATCTTAGAGGAAGCATTAATGCAAGCTCAAAAGGGCCGGAATCATATTCTGAATCACCTTACAAGCACATTAGAGCAGCCAAGAAAAAATCTTTCTCAATATGCGCCTAAGATTTTAACGATGGCTATTAAACCTGACAAAATCAGAGACGTTATTGGACCAAGCGGAAAACAAATCAATAAAATTATTGAAGAAACCGGTGTAAAAATTGATATCGAGCAGGATGGTACAATCTACATCGCATCCACTGATCAGGAAATGAATGAAAAGGCTAAAACGATTATTGAAGATTTGGTACGCGAAGTTGAAGTTGGCCAAATTTATCTTGGTACGGTTAAACGTATTGAGAAATTTGGATGCTTCGTTGAAATCTTCAAAGGTAAAGATGGTCTTGTCCACATTTCTGAACTGGCAGAAGAACGTGTAGGAAAAGTCGAGGATGTAGTAAAAATTGGTGATGAGATCCTTGTTAAGGTAACTGAAATAGACAGACAAGGAAGAGTCAACCTTTCTCGTAAAGCAGTTCTAAAAGAACAAAAAGAAAAAGCAGAACAGAAATAA
- a CDS encoding polysaccharide deacetylase family protein: MDKKLLQFLAFCTICVISWVLVQSSFMDQYVKGIPNGTVAYVTNTNDELYQQIEQAAKTYNQEPVDAVIDKVWKKTPGYNGIQVNIEKSYKKMKTKGKFQEAQLIFKENSPNVHLQDLSPSPIYRANPNKPVVSFIINVAWGNEYIEGMLDTLKRHKIHATFVLEGRWVKNNPDLAKRIAAAGHELGNHSYTHPNMQQLSAAAAEKEISETNRVIQEVTGYTPKLFGPPSGSFNDRTVKVAASLGMETILWTVDTVDWKKPTPEVLTKRVLDHIHKGALILMHPTESTSKSMDILIKNIEKEYKIVPVSEAFKEERISP, from the coding sequence ATGGATAAAAAATTGTTGCAATTTCTTGCATTTTGTACCATTTGCGTTATATCATGGGTGTTGGTGCAAAGCTCATTTATGGACCAATATGTAAAAGGTATTCCAAATGGAACTGTCGCTTATGTTACAAATACAAATGATGAACTGTACCAACAAATTGAACAAGCAGCTAAAACATATAATCAAGAGCCTGTAGACGCTGTTATAGATAAGGTGTGGAAGAAAACACCCGGATACAATGGCATTCAGGTCAACATTGAGAAATCTTATAAAAAGATGAAAACTAAGGGTAAATTTCAGGAAGCTCAACTCATTTTCAAAGAAAACAGCCCTAATGTTCATTTACAAGACTTGTCACCATCGCCAATATACCGTGCGAATCCAAATAAACCCGTTGTATCCTTTATTATTAATGTAGCCTGGGGTAATGAGTATATTGAAGGAATGCTGGACACTTTAAAGAGACATAAGATTCATGCTACATTTGTATTGGAAGGACGCTGGGTAAAGAATAATCCGGATCTAGCCAAGCGGATAGCAGCAGCCGGTCATGAATTAGGGAATCATTCATATACTCATCCAAATATGCAACAATTATCAGCTGCGGCTGCCGAGAAAGAAATCAGCGAAACAAACCGGGTCATCCAGGAGGTAACAGGATATACTCCTAAGCTATTTGGACCTCCGAGCGGAAGTTTTAATGATCGTACAGTTAAGGTTGCAGCAAGTCTTGGAATGGAAACCATATTATGGACAGTTGATACAGTAGATTGGAAAAAACCCACACCGGAAGTCTTAACAAAAAGGGTCCTTGACCACATACATAAAGGTGCGCTTATTCTTATGCACCCAACAGAATCAACATCAAAATCAATGGATATATTAATCAAGAACATTGAGAAGGAATATAAAATTGTACCTGTCAGTGAGGCATTCAAAGAAGAACGTATAAGTCCCTGA
- a CDS encoding M16 family metallopeptidase: MIKKYTCQNGVRIVLETIPTVRSVAIGIWIKTGSRNEDSLNNGISHFLEHMFFKGTTTRSAKEIAESFDRIGGQVNAFTSKEYTCYYAKVLDDHAPYALDVLGDMFFNSTFAEEELKKEKNVVCEEIKMYEDTPDDIVHDILSQAVYEKHPLGYPILGTDKILDTINSETLKQYVYNHYTPDKVVISIAGNVDESFIKQVEGLFGSYEGGTARPELEKPTFHTNKIVRKKDTEQAHLCLGYNGYDIGNENIYSLITLNNVLGGSMSSRLFQNVREEKGLAYSVYSYHTSYQDNGMVVIYGGTGANQVHQLYDTIQETLTELRNDGITAKELDNCKEQLKGSLMLSLESTNSRMSRNGKNELLLGRHRTLDDIVELIDAVSLNSVNQCIEDIFTDSYAAALLGPQDEWNLD; the protein is encoded by the coding sequence TTGATAAAAAAATATACTTGTCAAAATGGGGTCCGTATCGTATTGGAAACAATCCCTACTGTTCGTTCAGTGGCGATTGGTATTTGGATTAAAACCGGTTCCCGAAATGAAGATTCCTTAAATAATGGAATTTCGCATTTCTTGGAGCATATGTTTTTTAAAGGAACAACAACAAGATCTGCCAAAGAAATAGCCGAATCATTTGATCGGATTGGCGGTCAGGTAAATGCTTTCACCTCAAAAGAATATACGTGCTACTATGCCAAAGTATTGGACGATCATGCACCTTATGCGCTGGATGTTCTTGGTGATATGTTCTTTAATTCTACATTTGCTGAAGAGGAATTGAAAAAAGAAAAAAATGTAGTTTGCGAAGAGATTAAGATGTATGAAGACACACCTGATGATATTGTTCATGATATTTTAAGCCAGGCTGTTTACGAAAAACACCCGCTTGGTTACCCTATTTTAGGTACAGATAAAATTCTTGATACCATTAATTCAGAGACATTGAAACAATATGTCTATAATCACTATACACCTGATAAAGTGGTAATCTCGATTGCAGGAAATGTGGATGAGAGTTTTATCAAGCAGGTTGAAGGTTTATTTGGAAGCTATGAAGGCGGTACAGCACGTCCTGAATTGGAAAAACCAACTTTCCATACCAATAAGATTGTCAGAAAAAAAGATACCGAACAAGCCCATTTATGTCTTGGGTATAACGGTTATGATATAGGCAATGAAAATATTTATAGCTTAATCACTCTGAACAATGTACTTGGAGGATCTATGAGCAGCCGTTTATTCCAAAATGTGCGAGAAGAAAAAGGGCTTGCTTACAGTGTCTATTCCTATCATACCTCCTATCAGGATAATGGTATGGTGGTTATTTATGGTGGAACAGGGGCAAATCAAGTTCATCAGCTTTATGATACAATACAGGAAACTCTTACTGAATTGCGTAATGACGGCATTACTGCCAAAGAGCTTGATAACTGTAAAGAGCAGCTGAAAGGAAGTTTGATGCTAAGCTTAGAAAGCACAAACAGCCGAATGAGCCGTAACGGTAAAAATGAGCTGTTATTGGGTAGACATCGAACTCTTGATGACATAGTTGAATTAATCGATGCTGTTTCGCTTAACAGCGTAAATCAGTGTATAGAAGATATTTTTACAGACTCCTATGCAGCAGCTTTATTGGGTCCGCAAGATGAGTGGAACTTAGATTAA
- a CDS encoding YlmC/YmxH family sporulation protein, with the protein MKLSELSGKEIVDVKKAERLGVLGQTDLEIDELTGQITALLIPSGKWFGFRKNGDEVRVPWSQIKKIGTDMVIIDIPDGNSIKET; encoded by the coding sequence ATGAAGCTGAGCGAATTAAGTGGCAAAGAAATTGTGGATGTAAAAAAAGCAGAACGATTGGGCGTCCTTGGTCAAACTGACCTTGAGATCGATGAGTTAACCGGACAAATAACCGCCCTTTTAATCCCATCTGGAAAATGGTTTGGTTTTAGAAAGAATGGTGATGAGGTCCGTGTGCCATGGAGTCAAATAAAAAAGATTGGTACGGATATGGTCATCATTGATATTCCTGATGGAAATTCAATAAAGGAAACTTAA
- the dpaA gene encoding dipicolinic acid synthetase subunit A: MLTGMNIAVLGGDARQLEVIRKLTELDAKVYLTGFEQLAHAYTGAVKEKLEDLPVKELDAIILPVAGTNMEGKLDTIFSNMQVILTEAFLKETPEHCTIYSGISNDYLINITKQANRKLVQLFERDDVAIYNSIPTVEGTIMMAIQHTDFTIHGSNVIVLGLGRVGMSVARAFHGLGAKVQVGARKSEHIARIEEMGLTPFHLSALESVVENVDICINTIPHKIITAGIISRMPSRTLIIDLASKPGGTDFRYAEKRGVKAILAPGLPGIVAPKTAGQIIANVLGQLLLDDLGNGRETP; encoded by the coding sequence ATGCTCACAGGAATGAATATTGCCGTTCTTGGTGGAGATGCCAGGCAGCTTGAAGTGATTCGAAAATTAACCGAGTTGGACGCAAAGGTATATTTAACAGGTTTTGAACAGTTAGCACATGCATACACGGGAGCAGTAAAGGAAAAACTGGAAGATTTGCCGGTAAAAGAGCTGGATGCGATTATTTTGCCTGTTGCTGGCACAAATATGGAAGGTAAGCTGGATACCATTTTTTCAAATATGCAAGTCATCCTGACAGAAGCTTTTTTAAAGGAGACACCGGAACATTGTACAATCTATTCCGGTATAAGCAATGATTATTTAATAAATATAACGAAACAGGCAAACCGTAAACTAGTTCAATTATTTGAACGAGATGATGTAGCTATTTATAATTCTATTCCCACAGTAGAAGGTACCATTATGATGGCCATTCAGCATACAGATTTTACGATACACGGATCAAATGTGATTGTTCTTGGATTAGGAAGAGTGGGAATGAGTGTGGCACGTGCTTTCCATGGACTCGGGGCCAAAGTTCAAGTTGGTGCCCGTAAATCAGAACATATAGCCAGAATAGAGGAAATGGGGTTAACTCCCTTCCATTTATCTGCGTTGGAATCTGTGGTTGAAAATGTGGATATTTGTATTAATACGATTCCTCACAAAATCATTACCGCAGGAATTATTTCAAGGATGCCGTCCCGAACGTTGATTATTGATTTGGCTTCGAAACCGGGCGGAACAGATTTTAGATATGCAGAAAAACGTGGAGTTAAAGCCATATTAGCACCAGGGTTACCCGGTATAGTGGCCCCAAAGACAGCCGGTCAAATTATTGCAAATGTGCTGGGACAGTTATTGTTGGATGATTTAGGAAATGGAAGGGAGACACCATGA
- a CDS encoding dipicolinate synthase subunit B has product MDVKGMRIGFGLTGSHCTYDEVYPQIEKLVHAGAEVVPVVSYTVKNTDTRFGKGEDWIARIEKLTNRKAIDTIVDAEPLGPKYPLDCMVIAPLTGVSMSKFANAQNDSPVLMAAKATLRNHRPVVLGISTNDALGLNGVNLMRLLSTKDIYFIPFGQDDPEKKPNSMVARMESLVETVEYALEAKQIQPIIIEKYRD; this is encoded by the coding sequence ATGGATGTTAAGGGGATGAGAATAGGGTTTGGATTGACAGGATCGCACTGTACGTATGATGAAGTATATCCACAAATTGAAAAGCTGGTACATGCAGGAGCCGAGGTTGTCCCTGTTGTCAGTTATACTGTTAAAAATACCGACACAAGATTTGGCAAGGGAGAGGATTGGATAGCAAGAATAGAAAAACTGACAAACAGAAAAGCGATTGATACCATCGTCGATGCGGAGCCTTTAGGTCCCAAATATCCGTTGGATTGTATGGTGATTGCACCCCTGACAGGTGTTTCGATGAGTAAATTTGCAAATGCACAAAATGATTCACCCGTTTTAATGGCTGCAAAAGCTACACTTCGGAATCATCGCCCAGTTGTTCTCGGTATATCGACAAATGATGCCCTAGGTTTAAATGGTGTGAATTTAATGAGACTCTTAAGCACTAAGGACATATACTTCATTCCATTTGGCCAGGATGATCCTGAAAAAAAACCAAATTCTATGGTTGCCCGAATGGAAAGTCTCGTGGAAACGGTGGAATATGCTCTTGAGGCAAAACAAATCCAGCCTATTATCATCGAAAAATACAGAGATTAA
- the asd gene encoding aspartate-semialdehyde dehydrogenase, whose protein sequence is MNEKKLHVAVVGATGAVGQQMIDTLQKRNFPIGKISLLSSSRSAGKQIEFNGETITVQEAKPESFEGVDIALFSAGGSISKALAPEAVKRGAIVVDNTSAFRMDENVPLVVPEVNEDDLRKHQGIIANPNCSTIQMVVALEPIRKAYGLKKIIVSTYQAVSGAGAAAVEELNTQASDILAGKTVNPSILPVKGAEKHYQIAFNAIPQIDVFGENGYTFEEMKMVNETKKIMHLPSLQVAATCVRLPIAVGHSESVYIEIENNGVSAEQVKEIFLNAPGIVLQDDPANQVYPMPADCVGKNEVFVGRVRKDLDEDAGFHMWVVSDNLLKGAAWNSVQIAESLIRLGLV, encoded by the coding sequence ATGAATGAAAAAAAATTACACGTAGCTGTAGTCGGGGCTACTGGTGCAGTTGGACAGCAAATGATTGACACTCTTCAAAAAAGGAATTTCCCTATTGGGAAGATAAGTCTGTTATCCTCTTCTCGTTCAGCAGGTAAACAAATCGAATTTAATGGAGAGACCATAACAGTACAGGAAGCAAAGCCAGAGAGCTTTGAAGGGGTAGACATTGCCCTGTTTAGTGCTGGCGGAAGTATATCTAAAGCATTAGCTCCTGAGGCTGTTAAAAGGGGTGCTATCGTTGTGGATAATACAAGTGCCTTCCGTATGGACGAAAATGTTCCGCTTGTAGTTCCTGAGGTGAATGAGGATGATCTTCGTAAGCATCAGGGAATCATAGCTAACCCTAATTGTTCGACAATCCAAATGGTAGTAGCACTTGAACCAATCAGAAAAGCCTATGGACTTAAAAAAATTATTGTTTCCACTTATCAGGCTGTTTCTGGAGCGGGTGCAGCAGCTGTTGAGGAATTAAATACGCAAGCAAGCGATATTTTAGCCGGTAAGACTGTTAATCCATCTATATTACCTGTTAAAGGTGCGGAAAAACATTATCAGATAGCTTTTAATGCTATTCCTCAGATTGATGTTTTCGGTGAGAATGGGTATACATTTGAAGAAATGAAAATGGTAAATGAAACGAAGAAAATTATGCATTTGCCGTCACTGCAGGTAGCAGCAACATGCGTTCGCCTTCCAATCGCAGTTGGTCATTCAGAATCCGTGTATATAGAAATTGAAAATAACGGTGTCAGTGCTGAGCAAGTAAAAGAAATATTTCTAAATGCTCCTGGAATTGTCCTTCAGGATGATCCCGCCAATCAAGTCTATCCAATGCCGGCAGATTGTGTTGGGAAGAATGAAGTTTTTGTTGGGAGAGTAAGGAAAGATTTGGACGAAGATGCCGGGTTCCATATGTGGGTTGTTTCCGATAACCTATTAAAAGGGGCCGCCTGGAATTCTGTTCAAATTGCAGAGAGCCTTATTCGATTAGGGCTAGTGTAA
- the dapG gene encoding aspartate kinase, with amino-acid sequence MKIIIQKFGGTSVKDAESREYAFQHIKRGIGKGYKIVVVVSAMGRKGDPYATDSLLSLVNEKGMYLGEREQDLLLSCGEIISAVVFTNMLLEKGIRATALTGGQAGFRTNNDYTNAKIMEMKTDRLIDELGKSDVIVVTGFQGIAENGDITTIGRGGSDTSAAALGAALKAEYVDIFTDVEGIMTADPRIAEQARPLSVVTYTEVCNMAYQGAKVIHPRAVEIAMQAKVPMRIRSTYAEGEGTLVTGHPKHRRGSDIQERLVTGIAHVSNITQIKVKAKEDQYDLQAEVFTAMANSGISVDFINIYPNGAVYTVSNNDANKAISVLRELGYEPGIQSNCAKVSVVGAGITGVPGVTAKIVTPLSERGIQILQSADSHTTIWVLVKEEDLVEAVNALHNAFNLHLMDDDLFEWEELAE; translated from the coding sequence GTGAAGATCATCATTCAAAAGTTTGGCGGTACCTCTGTAAAAGATGCAGAGAGCAGAGAGTATGCGTTTCAACATATAAAAAGAGGTATAGGCAAAGGGTACAAAATAGTGGTTGTTGTATCTGCAATGGGAAGAAAAGGTGATCCATATGCAACGGATTCCTTACTTTCACTTGTTAATGAAAAAGGAATGTACTTGGGGGAACGTGAGCAGGACTTGCTATTATCTTGCGGAGAGATAATCTCAGCGGTTGTATTTACCAATATGCTCTTAGAAAAAGGAATTCGAGCGACTGCCTTAACTGGCGGACAGGCCGGTTTCAGAACAAATAATGACTATACAAATGCAAAAATAATGGAAATGAAGACCGATAGACTGATTGATGAGCTAGGAAAATCAGACGTTATCGTTGTGACTGGTTTTCAGGGTATTGCTGAAAATGGCGATATTACAACGATAGGGCGCGGCGGCAGTGATACATCTGCTGCAGCCCTTGGAGCTGCACTGAAGGCAGAGTATGTTGACATTTTTACGGATGTAGAGGGAATTATGACAGCTGATCCCCGTATTGCGGAACAAGCCAGACCGCTGTCAGTAGTAACCTATACAGAGGTATGTAACATGGCCTACCAGGGGGCTAAGGTCATTCATCCACGTGCTGTTGAAATTGCGATGCAGGCAAAGGTGCCGATGCGAATCCGTTCAACCTATGCTGAAGGTGAGGGTACGCTGGTTACAGGTCATCCGAAACACCGTCGAGGCAGTGATATACAGGAACGTCTTGTTACTGGTATTGCCCATGTAAGCAATATCACTCAGATAAAAGTAAAGGCTAAGGAAGATCAGTATGATCTGCAGGCGGAAGTCTTTACAGCGATGGCGAATTCAGGCATAAGCGTTGATTTTATTAATATTTATCCAAATGGTGCTGTGTATACTGTCTCCAACAACGATGCTAATAAGGCAATTTCGGTATTACGTGAATTAGGATATGAGCCTGGTATCCAATCAAACTGTGCCAAAGTGTCTGTCGTTGGAGCCGGGATAACGGGAGTGCCGGGAGTAACAGCGAAAATTGTTACTCCATTATCAGAACGAGGCATACAGATTCTGCAATCCGCAGATAGCCACACAACGATATGGGTATTAGTTAAAGAAGAAGATTTAGTAGAAGCTGTAAATGCTCTTCATAATGCCTTTAATCTCCATTTAATGGACGATGATCTGTTTGAATGGGAAGAACTTGCGGAATAA
- the dapA gene encoding 4-hydroxy-tetrahydrodipicolinate synthase: MGLFGRVSTAMVTPFDNKGNIDFGKTAKLIDYLIETGTDSLVVSGTTGESPTLSTEEKVALFEYVVKIVNKRIPVIAGTGSNNTYASIHLTKKAEAAGVDAIMLVAPYYNKPNQEGLYQHFKSVADATTLPCMIYNVPGRTVTNIHPETVIRLSEIPNIVAVKEASGNLNAMTKIIANTPDDFDLYSGDDGLTLPVLSIGGAGVVSVASHIIGRDIQKMIEHFYAGEMAEAAQMHQKLLPVIEGLFLTPSPAPLKTALQIKGMSVGSVRLPLVPMNEVERNTLINLLNTLK, translated from the coding sequence ATGGGTCTTTTTGGACGCGTGTCCACCGCGATGGTTACACCTTTTGATAATAAAGGGAATATTGATTTTGGTAAGACTGCAAAACTCATAGATTACTTAATTGAAACAGGCACAGATTCACTGGTGGTTTCAGGAACTACTGGTGAATCCCCAACCTTGTCAACAGAAGAAAAAGTGGCATTATTTGAATATGTCGTGAAAATTGTAAACAAACGCATCCCTGTGATAGCAGGAACTGGCTCAAATAATACGTATGCGTCCATCCATTTAACAAAGAAGGCGGAAGCGGCCGGTGTAGATGCGATTATGCTTGTAGCGCCTTATTATAATAAACCTAACCAAGAGGGGCTATATCAACATTTCAAATCTGTGGCGGATGCTACTACTCTGCCGTGCATGATTTATAATGTGCCAGGCAGAACGGTGACGAATATTCATCCGGAAACCGTTATTCGCCTGTCAGAGATTCCGAATATTGTTGCTGTAAAAGAGGCCAGCGGTAATTTAAATGCAATGACAAAAATTATTGCCAACACACCGGATGATTTCGATTTATACAGTGGAGATGATGGTTTAACTTTACCTGTACTTTCAATTGGAGGAGCAGGTGTGGTCTCGGTGGCCTCCCATATAATTGGACGTGACATCCAAAAAATGATTGAACATTTCTACGCTGGTGAAATGGCTGAGGCAGCCCAAATGCACCAGAAATTACTGCCAGTCATTGAGGGGTTATTTTTGACACCAAGCCCAGCTCCTTTAAAGACAGCCTTGCAAATCAAGGGTATGAGCGTTGGGTCTGTTCGTTTGCCTCTTGTACCAATGAATGAAGTTGAACGGAACACATTGATAAATCTATTAAATACATTAAAATAA